The Mycobacteriales bacterium genome window below encodes:
- a CDS encoding DUF2993 domain-containing protein: MRKGLMGLAVVAAVLVVGDRVAVTVAERAVGTQLMASAELETRPDVDISGFPFLTQALSGRYGEVHVEAAGVPTDGVRVAKLSVDLEVLEIALSDALSGTVTRAPVERLTARALVSYADLSRQSGSRRRLTVAREGEGVAVTGSVVVLGRRLSATAVSTVRLDGGDIVVRAQRFRVGAEPADDALSAALGNRLDLRVKVGALPYGLELESLAVEADGIALAAAGGPTVLTPG; the protein is encoded by the coding sequence GTGCGCAAGGGGCTGATGGGGTTGGCGGTCGTGGCGGCGGTGCTCGTGGTCGGGGACCGCGTCGCCGTGACGGTGGCGGAGCGGGCGGTCGGCACGCAGCTGATGGCGTCGGCGGAGCTCGAGACCAGGCCGGACGTGGACATCAGCGGCTTCCCGTTCCTCACCCAGGCGCTGAGCGGCCGCTACGGCGAGGTGCACGTCGAGGCGGCGGGCGTGCCGACCGACGGGGTGCGGGTCGCGAAGCTGTCGGTCGACCTCGAGGTGCTCGAGATCGCGCTGTCCGACGCCCTGAGCGGCACGGTCACGCGGGCGCCGGTGGAACGGCTCACGGCTCGGGCGCTCGTGTCCTACGCCGACCTGTCGCGGCAGAGCGGCTCGCGGCGGCGGCTGACCGTCGCCCGGGAGGGCGAGGGCGTCGCGGTCACCGGCAGCGTGGTGGTGCTCGGCCGGCGGCTCAGCGCGACCGCGGTCTCGACGGTGCGGCTGGACGGGGGCGACATCGTCGTGCGGGCACAGCGGTTCCGGGTCGGGGCCGAGCCCGCGGACGACGCGCTCAGCGCTGCGCTCGGCAACCGCCTCGACCTGCGCGTGAAGGTCGGGGCGCTGCCCTACGGCCTGGAGCTGGAGAGCCTCGCGGTCGAGGCGGACGGCATCGCGCTGGCAGCGGCCGGCGGACCGACGGTGCTCACCCCGGGCTAA
- a CDS encoding thioredoxin family protein has product MEGLVALAAVLALSTVAGLVHRRRQGRMRDLKPTGEDLRGLVRELGGEPGETATLLQFSSAFCAPCRATRRTLEEVSAMVPGVTHVEVDAEKHLDVVRRLGILKTPTTLVLDRDGRVTTRAAGQPRKPDVIAALGKAVPS; this is encoded by the coding sequence GTGGAGGGACTCGTCGCGCTGGCAGCCGTGCTCGCGCTCAGCACTGTCGCCGGGCTGGTCCACCGCCGCCGGCAGGGCCGGATGCGCGACCTGAAGCCCACCGGGGAGGACCTGCGTGGGCTGGTCCGCGAGCTTGGTGGCGAGCCGGGCGAGACTGCGACGCTGCTGCAGTTCTCCAGCGCCTTCTGCGCACCGTGCCGGGCGACCCGGCGCACGCTGGAGGAGGTCAGCGCGATGGTCCCGGGGGTCACCCACGTGGAGGTCGACGCCGAGAAGCACCTGGACGTCGTACGCCGGCTGGGGATCCTCAAGACGCCGACGACGCTGGTGCTCGACCGCGACGGACGGGTCACGACGCGGGCCGCGGGCCAGCCCCGCAAGCCCGACGTGATCGCCGCGCTCGGCAAGGCAGTACCCTCGTGA
- a CDS encoding sulfurtransferase — protein sequence MSRADVLVDADWAEAHLDDPKVVLVEVDEDVSAYDGGHIKNAVRLDWTKELQQAEARDVIDAADFGKLLSAKGISNDDTVVLYGGNNNWFAAYAYWYFKLYGHADVKLLDGGRKKWELDGRELVKDVPVRPETSYSAKEPDLTIRAFRDEVVASIGSKNLVDVRSPDEFSGKIKAPAHLPQEQSQRAGHVPTAINIPWSKAAADDGTFRSDEELTALYAAEGFDDSRATIAYCRIGERSSHTWFVLSQLLGKSDVKNYDGSWVEYGSLVGVPVENPAKAV from the coding sequence ATGAGCCGCGCCGACGTACTGGTCGACGCCGACTGGGCCGAGGCCCACCTCGACGACCCCAAGGTCGTCCTGGTCGAGGTCGACGAGGACGTGTCCGCCTACGACGGCGGCCACATCAAGAACGCTGTCCGGCTGGACTGGACCAAGGAGCTGCAGCAGGCCGAGGCGCGCGACGTCATCGACGCTGCCGACTTCGGGAAGCTGCTGTCCGCCAAGGGGATCTCCAACGACGACACCGTCGTGCTCTACGGCGGCAACAACAACTGGTTCGCGGCCTACGCGTACTGGTACTTCAAGCTCTACGGGCACGCCGACGTCAAGCTGCTCGACGGCGGGCGCAAGAAGTGGGAGCTCGACGGTCGGGAGCTCGTCAAGGACGTGCCCGTCCGCCCGGAGACGTCGTACTCCGCGAAGGAGCCTGACCTCACCATCCGCGCGTTCCGCGACGAGGTCGTCGCGTCGATCGGGTCGAAGAACCTCGTCGACGTGCGCAGCCCCGACGAGTTCAGCGGCAAGATCAAGGCGCCGGCCCACCTGCCGCAGGAGCAGAGCCAGCGCGCCGGCCACGTCCCCACGGCCATCAACATCCCGTGGAGCAAGGCCGCGGCCGACGACGGCACGTTCCGCAGCGACGAGGAGCTCACCGCGCTCTACGCCGCCGAGGGCTTCGACGACAGCCGCGCGACCATCGCCTACTGCCGCATCGGTGAGCGCTCGTCGCACACCTGGTTCGTGCTGAGCCAGCTCCTGGGCAAGAGCGACGTGAAGAACTACGACGGCTCGTGGGTCGAGTACGGCAGCCTCGTCGGCGTGCCGGTCGAGAACCCCGCGAAGGCGGTCTGA
- a CDS encoding DUF1416 domain-containing protein: MPALEVSAKEAVLHGHVLRDGSAVAGAYVRLLGTTGEFTAEVQTSATGYFRFYAADGDWTLRTLTPGSSFDTAVTALQGQAVEAKVELPA, encoded by the coding sequence CTGCCCGCCCTCGAGGTGAGCGCGAAGGAGGCCGTCCTGCACGGCCACGTCCTTCGCGACGGCTCGGCGGTGGCCGGCGCCTACGTGCGGCTGCTCGGCACGACCGGCGAGTTCACCGCCGAGGTGCAGACCTCGGCGACGGGCTACTTCCGCTTCTACGCCGCCGACGGCGACTGGACCCTGCGCACGCTGACGCCCGGCTCGTCGTTCGACACCGCCGTGACGGCCCTGCAGGGCCAGGCCGTCGAGGCCAAGGTGGAGCTGCCCGCCTAG
- a CDS encoding MoaD/ThiS family protein encodes MSAPSVEIRYFAAARAAAGVASEHVEPGAAGATSLVDVLDAVRARHDARFADVLTVCSLLVDGAPVGRRDPASVPVGEGSVVEVLPPFAGG; translated from the coding sequence GTGAGCGCGCCGTCGGTCGAGATCCGCTACTTCGCGGCCGCCCGGGCCGCCGCGGGCGTGGCGTCGGAGCACGTCGAGCCGGGGGCAGCGGGAGCTACCTCCCTCGTGGACGTCCTCGACGCGGTCCGCGCGCGCCACGACGCCCGCTTCGCCGACGTGCTGACGGTCTGCTCGCTGCTGGTCGACGGCGCGCCGGTCGGTCGCCGCGACCCGGCATCGGTGCCGGTCGGGGAGGGCAGCGTCGTCGAGGTGCTCCCGCCCTTCGCGGGCGGTTAG
- a CDS encoding DUF4395 domain-containing protein: protein MTVPVQIDVRGPRFAAWVTAVVLATVLVTQSGWLLLAQAIVFGLGAWRITHAPYGVVFKKVVRPRLAPPREFEDARPPQFAQAVGLGFAAAGAVALLAGATTLGLVLTAAALSAAFLNAAFGLCLGCEAYLLYKRTTTRGATA from the coding sequence ATGACCGTCCCCGTCCAGATCGACGTGCGGGGCCCGCGCTTCGCCGCGTGGGTCACCGCCGTTGTCCTCGCCACCGTGCTGGTCACCCAGTCCGGGTGGCTGCTGCTCGCGCAGGCCATCGTCTTCGGCCTCGGCGCGTGGCGGATCACGCATGCGCCGTACGGCGTGGTCTTCAAGAAGGTCGTCCGGCCCCGGCTGGCGCCTCCGCGCGAGTTCGAGGACGCGCGGCCGCCGCAGTTCGCGCAGGCCGTGGGCCTCGGCTTCGCTGCGGCCGGTGCGGTCGCGCTGCTCGCCGGCGCCACCACCCTCGGGCTCGTCCTCACCGCCGCGGCGCTGTCCGCGGCCTTCCTCAACGCCGCTTTCGGGCTCTGCCTCGGCTGCGAGGCCTACCTGCTCTACAAGCGCACGACAACCAGAGGAGCTACCGCATGA